One part of the Mariniblastus fucicola genome encodes these proteins:
- a CDS encoding serine/threonine-protein kinase produces the protein MSEQNHISDLDLQLIVSEQPTKVPQDKIETHVANCSHCQDRLLSFAANESWRDDFCSSIIALEEQLAFEETDTRDFEFDRQSPCNQFDLRSVDQLLDDVLNPPTHPETLGRLGRYEIEKVIGYGGMGIVLRGFDHELHRPVAIKMIAPRLVNNGTAKERFLREAKAAGALLHPNVIAIHDISESNGVPWFVMPLVVGPTLQEVVDKHGPLPAKEVVRIGKQIASGLAAAHQQGLVHRDIKPANILVDNQINRIVITDFGLARREAEESMTQTGMVAGTLNYMSPEQSRGEDVDARSDLFSLGSLLFFLSTGVTPFRSAAPMGVIHKVGNENHANAQSLNPDVPTQLARMIDRLLEKLPEDRFQSSSDVEAWLEQFLAHLNQPVGSTIPALPKNPSRSNMRASVLKWIGLAVPLAGLGGLIFYAGTWFVTAPEPEPVLTWGSIQRRHQIETVDTFEADLMSLTEKIDQFSGDSWRPETQLISNPDEVFNSKLGQLDQSVTELSELLDDQ, from the coding sequence ATGTCTGAACAGAATCACATTTCCGATCTGGACCTACAGTTGATTGTCTCGGAACAGCCAACGAAGGTTCCTCAGGATAAAATTGAAACGCATGTTGCGAACTGCTCGCATTGCCAGGATCGACTGCTGAGCTTTGCCGCCAATGAATCGTGGCGGGACGATTTCTGCAGCTCGATCATCGCCTTGGAAGAACAGCTCGCATTTGAAGAAACCGACACTCGCGACTTTGAGTTTGATCGCCAGTCGCCTTGCAATCAGTTCGATTTGCGATCCGTCGACCAGTTGCTGGACGACGTACTGAACCCACCGACTCATCCAGAAACGCTGGGTCGACTGGGACGCTACGAAATCGAAAAAGTCATCGGCTATGGTGGCATGGGAATCGTGCTTCGCGGATTCGATCACGAGTTGCATCGACCGGTGGCGATCAAGATGATCGCGCCGCGTTTAGTAAACAATGGGACGGCCAAGGAACGTTTTCTCCGGGAAGCCAAAGCCGCTGGAGCGTTGTTGCATCCGAACGTAATCGCGATTCACGACATCAGCGAATCAAACGGTGTTCCGTGGTTTGTCATGCCGCTCGTGGTCGGCCCAACATTGCAGGAAGTCGTCGACAAACATGGTCCATTGCCGGCGAAAGAAGTCGTTCGCATCGGAAAGCAAATTGCCTCGGGGCTGGCGGCCGCACACCAACAGGGGCTGGTTCATCGCGATATCAAGCCCGCCAACATTTTGGTCGACAATCAGATCAATCGAATTGTGATCACGGACTTTGGGTTGGCTCGCCGGGAAGCCGAAGAGTCGATGACTCAAACTGGAATGGTTGCCGGAACTCTGAACTACATGTCGCCGGAACAGTCTCGTGGCGAAGACGTTGATGCTCGCAGCGATCTGTTCAGCCTGGGCAGTTTGCTGTTTTTCCTGTCCACAGGAGTGACGCCATTCAGATCGGCGGCACCGATGGGCGTGATCCATAAAGTTGGCAACGAGAACCATGCCAACGCGCAGTCACTCAATCCGGATGTGCCGACGCAACTGGCCAGAATGATCGACCGATTGTTGGAGAAGTTGCCCGAGGACCGATTTCAGTCGTCGAGTGACGTCGAAGCCTGGCTGGAGCAATTTCTGGCTCATCTAAATCAACCCGTTGGCTCAACAATTCCGGCGCTGCCAAAGAATCCCAGCCGTTCCAACATGCGAGCTTCGGTTTTGAAATGGATCGGACTTGCTGTTCCGCTGGCCGGTTTGGGCGGGCTGATTTTCTACGCTGGGACCTGGTTTGTGACCGCTCCTGAACCCGAGCCCGTTTTGACATGGGGATCCATTCAACGTCGCCACCAAATCGAAACGGTGGATACGTTCGAGGCTGATTTGATGAGCCTGACGGAAAAAATCGATCAGTTTTCTGGAGATTCGTGGCGACCGGAAACGCAACTCATCTCAAACCCTGACGAAGTTTTCAATTCAAAGCTGGGCCAGCTGGATCAGTCCGTAACTGAGCTGTCTGAGCTACTTGATGATCAATAA
- a CDS encoding prefoldin domain-containing protein yields the protein MLTRKLLLCFLMVPTSLVTGWTLTAQEQSDDTFAVPGAAVPLPPTVGPTAPRATTIFRSSKSGPATSFGLARSSWVSAKASEVDKAYESLKGAKSDEERSDAKASLRKALVTDYDSKMDQYDEHIESLEKELEEMRERLSRRRAAKEEMVDLKLKELVANADGLGWPSGPKSSINVRFPSTSPDMNRFLQTPPGSRAPTTIMTAPAAKPTAKK from the coding sequence ATGCTAACTCGAAAATTGCTTTTGTGCTTTTTGATGGTCCCAACCTCTCTTGTGACCGGCTGGACGCTGACGGCGCAAGAACAGAGCGATGATACTTTTGCGGTGCCTGGCGCTGCAGTTCCGCTGCCTCCAACGGTTGGACCAACGGCGCCGAGGGCGACAACAATTTTCAGGAGTTCCAAATCTGGGCCGGCGACAAGTTTTGGGCTGGCTCGAAGTTCCTGGGTCTCCGCCAAAGCCAGCGAAGTCGACAAAGCGTACGAGTCGCTCAAAGGTGCCAAGTCCGACGAGGAACGTTCAGACGCGAAAGCCAGTCTGCGGAAAGCACTGGTCACGGATTACGATTCAAAAATGGATCAGTATGACGAGCACATTGAGTCGCTTGAAAAAGAGCTGGAAGAAATGCGTGAGCGATTGAGCCGTCGTCGTGCTGCGAAAGAAGAAATGGTCGACCTGAAATTGAAAGAACTGGTCGCCAACGCGGATGGGCTTGGTTGGCCTTCAGGACCGAAATCCAGCATCAACGTGCGTTTTCCATCGACTTCGCCTGACATGAACCGTTTTCTGCAAACGCCGCCGGGTTCCAGGGCACCCACAACAATCATGACGGCTCCTGCTGCGAAACCAACGGCAAAGAAATAG
- a CDS encoding TolC family protein, translating into MSEGNALQISSLPPLPSAEASKVEQEPLFRSIPVIKSTSETNSGQKAKTLPQHALPALPALQLPTETQTQPRTSGQQSTQQLQQYSDVFESALSQFPQHRIARLPVAQQDSAPIIESSRFEERPTMQSVQSARRSVLENVVQNPDSDSESGQSLLNSLEQQGRFKPASSNKMLQEFAELPQEQNPLTVESAPIEESFAPINAVQPEAPSTAQSDVPSLAPAAEAAPLQWEVPQTMATVPEIAEPGDLAYPLNPQMPANEFSPESNFATPRAIAAAPVDESLTWWKSSVLQPLDGNRSTEAVDSNVLVYRALQNSPRIQAVSQSPLIRELQIVEADAEFDAVQYIQSQFEDRVDPVGNQLTVGNGESFLKDNIWSGDLGLRKKARTGASWELNQRLGFQNSNSNFFVPQDQGTATLALNVTQPLLRGRGRYYNQSQILIAQATNGAAWQTFHAELQDELLGVVSAYWDLYLTRSVFLQKRRNVERGAKILDRLEGRAGLDSLPSQIARARSSVQTRRTELANALRDVRNAETEVRRRIADNSWINGGGAELVPGELPSAMTFQVPLEQVVYNALQHRPEVQEAMSRVRIASVQRDVSANELLPELSLLMGTYVSALRGDTGILNAFQDQFGQVKPGYSFGVNFELPYGNRAARSRLAQRDLQVKKIRHEVDEVMQTVIAESQVALRRVESAAETLVAANEAIKAAHADRNQFQRRWESFALVEGDLADGQNPTTVLDQLLDSQDRLASAELVYVQAERELKVAEVALQRSMGTLLMAQNVSTTRGFDCDTPRMDIFKDGSPLPTAANGIPGVAAPQMDATQANFNGFPQ; encoded by the coding sequence GTGTCGGAAGGTAACGCCCTTCAGATTTCTTCCTTGCCGCCACTCCCGTCCGCGGAAGCATCGAAGGTTGAGCAAGAACCGTTGTTCCGAAGCATCCCGGTAATCAAGTCGACATCGGAAACGAACTCTGGTCAGAAAGCTAAAACGTTGCCGCAGCATGCGCTTCCAGCGTTGCCGGCTTTGCAGTTGCCAACCGAAACCCAAACGCAGCCTCGGACTTCCGGACAGCAATCAACTCAGCAGCTGCAGCAGTACAGTGACGTTTTCGAAAGTGCCCTGTCGCAGTTCCCCCAGCATCGCATCGCCCGCCTTCCAGTGGCTCAACAGGATTCAGCTCCGATCATTGAGAGCTCGCGTTTTGAAGAACGTCCAACGATGCAGAGCGTTCAGTCGGCTCGGCGTTCCGTTCTCGAAAACGTTGTCCAAAATCCGGATTCGGATTCTGAATCTGGTCAGAGTCTATTGAACAGTCTGGAACAACAGGGAAGATTCAAACCGGCTTCGTCGAACAAGATGTTGCAAGAGTTTGCCGAGTTACCGCAGGAACAAAACCCACTGACGGTCGAGTCAGCTCCGATCGAAGAATCCTTTGCGCCGATCAATGCTGTTCAACCGGAAGCCCCGTCGACCGCTCAATCTGACGTTCCGTCGCTTGCTCCAGCAGCCGAAGCGGCTCCGTTGCAGTGGGAAGTTCCACAGACAATGGCGACCGTTCCCGAAATTGCGGAACCAGGTGATCTGGCTTACCCGCTGAATCCGCAGATGCCTGCAAACGAATTTTCACCCGAATCAAACTTTGCAACTCCCCGAGCGATTGCGGCGGCCCCAGTGGACGAATCGTTGACGTGGTGGAAGTCTTCAGTTCTTCAGCCGCTCGACGGCAACCGTTCTACCGAAGCCGTCGACTCGAATGTGTTGGTCTATCGCGCCTTGCAAAACAGTCCACGAATTCAAGCCGTTTCGCAAAGTCCACTCATTCGCGAATTGCAGATCGTGGAAGCGGACGCCGAATTCGACGCCGTTCAATACATTCAGAGTCAATTCGAAGATCGTGTCGATCCAGTCGGCAACCAGCTGACAGTCGGCAACGGCGAGAGTTTCCTCAAGGATAACATTTGGTCTGGTGATCTGGGTTTGCGCAAGAAAGCTCGCACGGGTGCGAGTTGGGAATTGAATCAGCGTCTTGGTTTTCAGAACAGCAACTCGAACTTCTTCGTCCCGCAAGATCAGGGCACCGCGACGCTGGCCTTAAACGTGACGCAACCACTACTTCGCGGACGCGGTCGCTACTACAACCAGTCGCAAATCCTGATCGCTCAAGCCACCAACGGAGCCGCTTGGCAAACGTTCCATGCGGAACTGCAGGACGAGTTGCTAGGCGTCGTTTCGGCGTACTGGGATCTGTATCTGACTCGCAGTGTGTTCTTGCAGAAACGTCGTAACGTTGAACGCGGAGCCAAAATCCTCGATCGCCTTGAAGGCCGCGCCGGGCTCGACTCTCTGCCCAGCCAAATCGCTCGTGCTCGCTCTTCGGTTCAGACTCGCCGTACCGAGTTGGCGAACGCTTTGCGGGACGTTCGCAATGCTGAAACAGAAGTCCGACGTCGGATCGCGGACAACAGCTGGATCAATGGCGGCGGAGCTGAACTGGTTCCGGGAGAACTTCCATCGGCAATGACGTTCCAGGTGCCTCTTGAGCAGGTGGTGTACAACGCTCTGCAACATCGTCCAGAAGTTCAGGAAGCGATGAGCCGCGTCCGAATTGCATCGGTACAACGGGATGTTAGTGCGAATGAGTTGCTGCCTGAACTGTCACTGCTGATGGGGACGTACGTAAGTGCTCTTCGGGGCGATACCGGAATTTTGAACGCGTTTCAGGATCAGTTTGGACAAGTCAAACCGGGTTACAGTTTTGGCGTCAATTTCGAACTGCCCTACGGAAACCGAGCGGCTCGAAGTCGGTTGGCTCAGCGTGATCTTCAGGTAAAAAAGATTCGCCACGAAGTTGACGAAGTGATGCAGACCGTGATCGCAGAATCACAAGTCGCCTTGCGTCGAGTTGAGTCGGCGGCGGAGACTCTGGTCGCGGCGAACGAAGCCATAAAAGCGGCTCATGCGGATCGCAATCAATTCCAACGCCGCTGGGAGTCGTTTGCTTTGGTCGAAGGAGATCTTGCTGACGGACAGAACCCGACCACCGTGCTTGACCAGTTGCTCGATTCGCAGGACCGCCTTGCTTCCGCAGAACTGGTCTATGTTCAAGCCGAACGTGAACTGAAAGTCGCCGAAGTGGCACTCCAGCGTTCTATGGGAACTCTACTGATGGCGCAAAATGTGTCGACAACCCGTGGGTTTGACTGCGACACTCCACGAATGGACATCTTTAAAGACGGAAGCCCGTTGCCGACGGCGGCCAATGGAATCCCTGGCGTTGCTGCACCGCAAATGGATGCCACTCAGGCGAATTTCAACGGATTCCCTCAGTAG
- a CDS encoding helix-turn-helix domain-containing protein has translation MKVFTTGQVAKICKVAPRTVSKWFDSGRLKGYRIPGSQDRRIPREYLIKFLKEHGMPLGDLEDEAMAKILIVAQDQVLIENLKRELPPERSFKVAVAASGFEAGIQAESFHPDCIITDFSIGKVEAMQICQNLRKNPDFSETILIALLPDDGQPVSFDRSAINETFKKPFDASLLAERLRTLIGSVKELV, from the coding sequence ATGAAGGTGTTCACAACTGGACAGGTCGCCAAGATCTGTAAAGTGGCCCCACGCACGGTCAGCAAGTGGTTCGATTCTGGTCGCCTTAAGGGTTACCGGATCCCCGGATCACAAGACCGTCGTATACCACGCGAATACCTGATCAAATTCCTCAAAGAGCATGGTATGCCTTTGGGGGATCTGGAAGATGAAGCGATGGCAAAAATTTTGATTGTCGCTCAAGATCAGGTATTGATTGAGAATTTGAAGCGGGAACTTCCACCCGAACGAAGTTTTAAAGTAGCTGTCGCTGCCAGCGGATTCGAAGCCGGCATTCAAGCGGAAAGCTTTCACCCTGACTGCATCATTACTGATTTTTCCATTGGGAAAGTCGAAGCGATGCAGATCTGTCAGAACCTCAGAAAGAATCCCGATTTCTCTGAGACCATTCTGATTGCTCTGCTTCCCGATGATGGTCAACCTGTTTCGTTCGATCGTTCTGCGATCAATGAGACATTCAAGAAGCCGTTCGATGCAAGTCTTCTTGCAGAACGACTTCGCACGCTGATCGGCTCGGTCAAAGAACTGGTTTAA
- a CDS encoding calcium-binding protein: MMKKSLATLALSATLPFLPVGDAHATDAPQGSGTVGTTNGTLQIEGTELTDRLSVWSNSERIRVLLNGENYYFDRDEIESLQVYGNGGNDFLFNYSDLESFISGDGGNDRITSFQSPEGAFLVGGEGNDFIYGSNGDDLIIGGDGDDDIFALGGDDSVFADSAFSEEADDDVMAFADGDADDEDEKLVSSGNGDDYVNAGAGDDYVETGFGDDILLGLAGNDVLYSGVGDDFVYGHAGNDIIHAGWGDDFVFAGMGNDIAIGHFGEDVMFGEGGDDCLSGGDQHDRIYGGAGNDMLLGNAGDDQLYGDSGNDMIFGGSGDDTINGGSGDDFETQEESPVDCFGRPIVDEDSDDDVDGDNDDQIEIDVSL; this comes from the coding sequence ATGATGAAAAAAAGCCTGGCGACTCTCGCCCTTTCAGCGACCCTTCCCTTCCTGCCAGTTGGCGACGCTCACGCCACCGATGCCCCACAAGGCTCCGGAACAGTTGGAACCACCAACGGCACGCTTCAAATCGAGGGCACCGAGTTGACCGATCGGCTTAGCGTTTGGAGCAACTCGGAGCGGATTCGCGTTTTGCTCAACGGTGAAAACTACTACTTCGATCGGGATGAAATCGAATCGCTTCAGGTCTACGGCAACGGCGGCAACGATTTCCTTTTTAACTATTCGGATCTGGAGTCCTTCATTAGCGGCGACGGCGGGAACGATCGTATCACGTCATTCCAAAGCCCCGAAGGAGCATTTCTGGTCGGCGGAGAGGGCAACGATTTCATCTACGGGAGCAACGGTGACGATCTGATCATCGGTGGCGATGGCGATGATGATATCTTCGCTCTCGGCGGAGACGATTCAGTCTTTGCGGATTCAGCATTTTCGGAAGAAGCTGACGACGACGTCATGGCATTCGCAGACGGAGACGCAGACGACGAGGACGAAAAACTGGTCAGCAGCGGCAACGGAGACGACTACGTGAACGCCGGAGCAGGCGATGACTACGTCGAGACAGGATTTGGCGACGACATTCTGCTCGGGCTCGCTGGCAACGATGTGCTGTACAGCGGCGTCGGCGACGATTTCGTCTACGGTCACGCCGGTAACGACATAATCCACGCCGGTTGGGGAGACGACTTTGTCTTCGCAGGTATGGGGAACGACATCGCGATTGGTCACTTTGGCGAAGACGTCATGTTTGGCGAAGGGGGGGACGACTGTCTTTCGGGTGGAGATCAACACGATCGAATCTACGGCGGTGCCGGCAACGACATGCTCCTTGGCAACGCTGGCGACGATCAACTGTACGGCGACAGCGGCAACGACATGATCTTTGGTGGTTCTGGTGACGACACGATCAACGGTGGGTCTGGTGACGACTTCGAAACTCAGGAAGAGTCACCTGTCGATTGTTTTGGCCGTCCAATCGTAGACGAGGATAGCGACGACGATGTTGATGGCGACAATGACGATCAGATCGAAATCGACGTCAGCCTTTAA
- a CDS encoding DUF5658 family protein, which produces MMHSNVESPAMYDDPSSILEIPETASIEEIHAAFRKKARQHHPDMGGDRQKFQELNSAYETLLKRKAAKASRSMASPDLAKSQQTKTTPTSSQPSSTSTFQMPPKPKSQRKKKTSAQNSDVRHLLTGKLPLQDQTTYFVLVNTLDIYLTYLHLASGNVESNPIANFFFKNWNIWGMVVFKMAIVAAVCVIAQIVALKSLKKASRLLGFGIVFVGCVVVYSVWLLAR; this is translated from the coding sequence ATGATGCACTCAAACGTAGAATCGCCCGCAATGTATGACGATCCATCCAGCATTTTGGAAATTCCAGAAACTGCGAGCATCGAAGAGATTCATGCTGCGTTTCGCAAAAAGGCTCGTCAGCATCACCCTGACATGGGAGGCGATCGCCAGAAGTTCCAGGAGTTGAACTCAGCGTACGAAACGTTGCTCAAGCGAAAGGCCGCAAAAGCGTCACGCTCAATGGCAAGCCCCGACCTTGCGAAATCGCAACAGACCAAGACTACGCCAACGAGTTCTCAGCCGAGCTCAACGAGTACTTTTCAGATGCCGCCAAAGCCGAAATCGCAACGAAAGAAAAAAACTTCTGCCCAAAATTCGGACGTCCGGCACTTGCTCACCGGAAAGTTACCGCTACAGGATCAAACAACGTATTTCGTCCTGGTCAATACGCTCGACATTTACTTGACCTATTTGCATTTGGCCAGCGGCAACGTCGAATCGAATCCGATCGCGAACTTCTTCTTCAAGAACTGGAACATCTGGGGAATGGTCGTGTTCAAAATGGCGATCGTTGCTGCAGTTTGTGTCATCGCCCAAATCGTTGCCCTTAAGAGCCTAAAGAAGGCATCGAGGCTTCTTGGTTTCGGTATCGTTTTCGTCGGCTGCGTCGTGGTCTATAGCGTTTGGTTATTGGCGAGGTAA
- a CDS encoding polysaccharide biosynthesis protein, with protein sequence MSNHTAESDRTDSKESTAFHLRLRDRLVSMRLALLIVCHLFAFAAIYWAAFLMRFTLDIPLKYQEIYWANLPFVVGLKLLVFYALGSFHGWWRHVNFSDFIALLRSAVAASLLIIAFDYFVMQNWQHRIPRIVLVNDFVMTIVVLGGLRSCWRVWDERIAPLDGSRVTDRALIVGSDFDTAKLAHLINGQTKLGIRIVGMVSALDQRNGRRYSDLRVVGTLEDLSTLMQQHRTTTLFVVTGTLKGRRLRDLLDSASDRGFKIKILPPLNDHLRGADSVPIREVSYNDLLRREPADLNLGAIEKIVDGKTVLVTGAGGSIGSELCRQLSRFHPRKMILLGRGENRIYHIERELNDNAPHIRYVPRIANITDAARIREIFETLKPDLVFHAAAHKHVPLVEENVGESIINNILGTKVMADHAHEFGVDRFVMVSTDKSVNPTSIMGCTKQMAERYCQTIGQNSKTAFISTRFGNVLGSAGSVVPLFQEQIRRGGPITITDKRMTRYFMTIPEASQLVIQAASMGSGGEIFVLEMGEPVKIIDLANDLIRLAGHSPGSIEIVEKGMRPGEKLYEELYYGDEKSIPTSHDQILSSHSRAFRFEEVEHQVHTLIESAYADTAVIRGLIKKFVPEYGGQPAKPQQRKPNSPEKEKIQ encoded by the coding sequence ATGTCGAACCATACCGCCGAATCGGACCGAACCGATTCAAAGGAAAGTACGGCGTTTCATCTGCGACTACGTGACCGGCTCGTCAGCATGCGGCTCGCGCTGCTAATAGTTTGCCACCTCTTTGCCTTTGCGGCCATCTATTGGGCCGCTTTCCTGATGCGATTTACTTTGGATATCCCCCTGAAGTATCAGGAAATCTACTGGGCCAACTTACCTTTCGTCGTCGGGCTAAAGCTGCTCGTTTTCTACGCCCTCGGCAGCTTTCACGGATGGTGGCGACACGTAAACTTCTCTGACTTTATTGCGTTGTTGAGAAGCGCTGTTGCCGCCAGCCTTCTTATTATTGCATTCGACTATTTTGTCATGCAAAACTGGCAGCACCGAATTCCGAGAATTGTACTGGTCAACGATTTCGTCATGACCATTGTTGTTTTGGGCGGTTTGCGCTCCTGTTGGCGAGTTTGGGACGAGCGGATTGCTCCCCTCGACGGCAGTCGAGTCACGGACCGGGCTTTGATTGTCGGGAGTGACTTTGACACCGCAAAATTAGCGCACCTGATCAATGGTCAAACCAAGCTCGGGATTCGAATCGTCGGTATGGTTTCAGCCCTCGACCAGAGGAATGGCCGCCGGTACAGCGACCTTCGCGTTGTTGGAACGCTTGAAGATCTTTCCACATTGATGCAACAGCATCGCACAACGACTTTGTTTGTGGTCACCGGCACGCTGAAAGGACGCAGATTGCGCGACTTGTTGGATTCAGCTTCCGACCGCGGATTCAAGATCAAAATTTTGCCTCCGTTAAACGATCACCTGCGGGGCGCGGATTCAGTTCCGATTCGAGAAGTCTCATACAATGACCTGCTTCGCCGCGAGCCTGCCGATCTGAATTTGGGTGCGATTGAAAAGATCGTGGACGGGAAAACCGTGCTGGTCACGGGAGCTGGTGGATCGATCGGATCGGAGCTATGTCGTCAACTTTCTCGCTTCCATCCGCGAAAAATGATTTTGCTTGGTCGTGGCGAAAATCGAATCTACCACATCGAACGGGAGCTAAATGACAACGCTCCTCATATCCGATACGTGCCAAGAATCGCGAATATTACCGATGCGGCTCGTATCCGGGAGATCTTTGAAACGCTCAAGCCGGACTTGGTCTTTCATGCTGCTGCGCACAAGCATGTACCGCTGGTCGAAGAAAATGTAGGCGAGAGTATCATCAACAATATTCTTGGTACCAAAGTCATGGCGGACCATGCCCACGAGTTCGGCGTGGACCGTTTCGTCATGGTTTCGACAGACAAATCAGTCAATCCGACAAGCATCATGGGTTGTACAAAACAGATGGCGGAGCGGTACTGCCAAACGATTGGCCAGAACTCAAAAACGGCATTCATCTCGACTCGTTTCGGAAATGTTCTGGGGTCGGCTGGAAGCGTTGTTCCACTGTTTCAGGAACAAATCCGACGTGGTGGACCAATCACGATTACTGACAAACGAATGACGCGTTATTTTATGACGATCCCCGAAGCGTCGCAGCTGGTGATTCAAGCTGCTTCGATGGGTAGTGGCGGAGAAATTTTTGTGCTGGAAATGGGTGAACCAGTCAAGATCATTGATCTTGCAAACGACTTGATCCGTCTGGCTGGTCACTCGCCCGGTTCGATTGAGATTGTGGAAAAAGGCATGCGCCCTGGCGAAAAACTCTATGAAGAGCTGTACTACGGTGACGAAAAGTCGATACCAACATCTCACGATCAGATTCTATCATCGCACAGCAGGGCGTTTCGCTTCGAAGAAGTTGAGCATCAGGTTCATACATTGATTGAGTCTGCCTATGCAGACACGGCCGTGATCCGCGGCTTGATCAAGAAATTTGTTCCAGAGTACGGTGGCCAGCCTGCCAAACCCCAACAACGCAAACCGAATTCGCCTGAAAAAGAAAAGATTCAGTGA
- a CDS encoding O-antigen polymerase yields the protein MNRTVVVNNWQRIVIVLIGMLASVFWIMAMSRDQSYFFVAAGVSILLFGLLPILAIKEFDWFCPWSALILAILYGCTLPSICMTYNLPNEEFVSENILLHQPVDHFVKPTLMLMGAIFCIGVGYFGYPARERVINIGRVVNPARLLPICAVCGGIAFLAFAAYFVLNGGLSGGLSSKRGTITTIDVGADTGFSQHGYLRQFAKLGNIALLLLAAYWSKFHVRAGSGTGFVRFMILGALLLLSVAFPFYSSSRAGVVWVVIGFIGVLYYMQQKIVSIKSIAIVSVILIMVMFSTVVRNDGGETHSAADRIGRLLLNRHGPDIAVTSHIVQNIPHKLEYKHGETIAVWLLAPVPRELYPAKPLIHSGPVIGQTLYGLNVSGVPPGMVAELYWNFHILGVIFGCVIFGVYMKITYQTCKNLVADPVLVIPIYIYAVFPIAFKAVTHSIGPAVIMPCVELVTVCFIVYVVSVTAQFAPAQSQPVSNPAFGDSQVSVT from the coding sequence GTGAACCGAACTGTTGTAGTCAACAACTGGCAACGCATCGTCATCGTCCTAATCGGCATGTTGGCAAGCGTTTTTTGGATTATGGCGATGAGCCGGGACCAGAGCTACTTTTTCGTGGCTGCGGGAGTCAGCATTTTGCTGTTTGGCCTACTGCCCATTCTCGCGATCAAGGAATTTGACTGGTTTTGTCCATGGTCTGCCTTGATTCTCGCGATCCTATACGGGTGTACACTGCCTTCGATTTGCATGACGTACAATTTACCGAATGAAGAATTCGTGAGTGAGAACATCTTGCTCCATCAACCCGTTGATCATTTCGTTAAGCCAACGTTGATGCTAATGGGGGCGATTTTCTGTATCGGTGTGGGCTACTTTGGATATCCGGCAAGAGAACGCGTCATAAACATCGGTCGCGTTGTTAATCCAGCACGCCTTCTTCCGATCTGTGCGGTCTGTGGCGGAATCGCGTTCCTTGCCTTCGCTGCCTATTTCGTGCTCAACGGCGGTCTAAGCGGTGGACTTTCAAGTAAGCGGGGAACCATTACCACGATTGATGTGGGTGCAGACACGGGATTCAGCCAACACGGCTACCTGCGACAGTTTGCAAAACTTGGCAACATTGCTCTTCTTTTGCTTGCTGCCTATTGGAGCAAGTTTCATGTCCGAGCCGGAAGCGGAACTGGATTCGTCCGCTTCATGATCTTGGGCGCATTGTTGCTGCTGTCAGTAGCATTTCCGTTTTACTCAAGCTCGCGTGCCGGCGTGGTCTGGGTTGTCATCGGCTTCATCGGCGTTCTCTATTACATGCAGCAAAAGATCGTTTCTATAAAATCGATAGCGATCGTTTCAGTCATCTTGATTATGGTCATGTTCTCAACGGTCGTGCGAAACGACGGAGGGGAAACTCACAGCGCTGCCGACCGCATTGGACGTCTGCTCCTAAACCGCCATGGTCCCGATATCGCGGTGACTTCGCACATCGTTCAGAACATTCCACATAAACTCGAATACAAACATGGTGAGACCATTGCCGTCTGGTTGCTCGCTCCGGTTCCCAGAGAGCTCTATCCTGCCAAGCCACTCATTCACAGCGGACCTGTGATTGGCCAGACTCTTTATGGCTTGAATGTCTCGGGAGTTCCACCTGGAATGGTCGCAGAGCTCTATTGGAATTTCCATATCCTCGGAGTGATCTTTGGTTGCGTGATCTTTGGTGTCTATATGAAGATAACTTACCAAACTTGCAAGAACCTGGTCGCTGATCCTGTACTGGTCATTCCGATCTACATTTACGCAGTGTTCCCGATCGCCTTCAAAGCAGTAACGCACTCGATCGGACCAGCAGTCATCATGCCTTGCGTTGAGCTCGTCACGGTCTGTTTTATTGTTTACGTCGTGTCAGTCACGGCACAATTTGCTCCGGCTCAAAGCCAACCCGTCTCAAATCCAGCATTTGGCGACTCTCAAGTTTCCGTTACCTGA